AGTAATTATTTCTTGAATAAATCAATTCAGACAGCATCTGCTTGCTGATTTTGTTAGCTTAGGAATATTAATATAGAATTATAACCAAACTTGATCTGATCTGATCTTGTGTCCAGGGAGAATTCCAAACGAACAAAACAGATTTTGTTTTAGTCATTCATGTACACTCTCCTAGAAGAAACTTAGTACTAAACTATGAGTTAGTTGATGAATTAAGCCCCCACCACAACCTTATTGAGACCTCACTTTCTTGATCCCAAAGCATGTTTCCTTTTTACTATCCTCAATTATCTCCCACCACTATGCTTCATATCACAACAAATACTAGGTACCCCACCTAATCTTTTTAGGCATTCCATTTCCCAGACATTTTGGGATGTTAGTTTTTCTAGAAAAAACAACCCACCTCAACAACTTTCCCAATTAACCtttttcaaactattttttattttataaaatttatatatattaaacaaatgTTTGGCCAAGTTGTTTACTTGATAGGTCACTTCTATTCTTTTGGACAGGTTGTCAACCTAGACAAATCTAAAGGAGAGAGAGCCCTTATGTTGTTTTTGGGGAAACTTGTCGAAATAAAGGAATTTAAATGTTGAttttcctttttctatttttgatcAAAATTTATGTTAATTCTGTTTTAGAGGGTGTTCggtaccattttttttttcgtgTTCGAATCATGATTCTAAGAATAATAAACcttaaaaattatcaatatttttctattaaaaaaaattaaataaataaaagtatttgaGACATTCTTTAACCTTTCATTCTTAAACGTTAATAAATTTTGACTGGTTAAATAAAATTTCACGGTCACGAAATTATTTTTTCAGGAAACGTGATTGTGCACAATTCTAAAGAAACATGATTTCTgaaaatactattattttttcaaaaaatcaaaTAGAAGAAACATTTTTTCAAACCTTAAATCTTCTCGACATCAACACTATGTAGCACAGATACGGATACGGACACTGACACGACACGAATACAGACATTGACATGACACGAATACGGATacggagatacgtataatctctaaaatgtaggacacggggacacagatctatatattatataattttgaattatataaattgaaaataaatatttatgtgcaaaagtatgtttcagattattttgggagcagaaagatatttttcatgactggttcaaaagaatttgttccttatttttataatcataataaaaaattacataataaatttgagtttttagaaaattattgtatttatacattttaaaattgtgttagaaccgtgttagaattttcaaaaatccaacaaatattttttgaattgaacacttcactgATAAGTGTCCTACGAGTATCGACATCGACAAGTATGTCCGACACGGATACGCCCATTTAAGATAAGTGTCCGAACCTCATAGCATCAACAACTTTCCTTCAATCAAATATTCACAATGAAGGTAGCgttgtttttcccttttccaAGAAAATATAATCTCTCTTCGAAACTaggttaaatatatatttttttatactataaCACGAGATTTGTTTTCATTCTCGATTCAAACTTCAAACGATTTaaacatttataatataaaaaggtttgaaataaatttcttttatataaaattaatttaatttaaggGTTCTATTTCATTAACTTATTAGAAGTGATTATAGTAGATATTAACCATCAAAACAATAACaacaaatttacataaaaaaattaataataattttacatataaaatgatttgttttaattatttttatattacaagTTGAATAATCTAAAGTTTGAATATagacaaaaatcaattttattttatagttaataattaaaaaatatattaaattattaaaataataatattagttgaGTTGATATTTAAAATCGAAACCACCAGTTCAAAACTGCTTCAAACCAAATCATCTATAATAAAGGAAAAGTtgataaagaataaattaataaaaaaacacaaaaatagaATACAATTCCAATGTAAGCAGTAGAAAAAGGTTTCCCATTCCACATAACCTGCTTTGAATCTGGAAGTTGATGTTGATGTAGTATACGTTGTGTTTATCTCCATTAAAAATCCTAATTTGGATAACTAGGGCAACATGTGAGGTGTAATTAATGCCTCTATTGCATCTTTTTGACTTCATTTTCCATTGGATCACTCGCACAAATGCTGGCTTTTATTTTCGGCAATGATTTCATTCTCATCTCAACTGTTTAATTTTGAAGCTAATTACAACTTTACATGTTTGACAATGGTGGAATAATCATATTTTAAGCCACACTTTTCTCAAATGATGAATGATTCACAAACCGTTGCCAAACAGCTTCTGACAGAGTTTATGATTCAACTTTTGTCCATTAGTCTTCACCTTATTTTATGCATTTGCCCTTTCTGTTTCATCATAGTAGCAGTGTCCTCACTCAACATTTTTATATCTACAGACAAATCATATCTTACTTCGCATGAGAATAATAGTATGAAAAATTCAGTAATCATGACTCCATAAATATTATTTGcagtaaacatttttttttatcagcaaataaaGATGGAATAACATTAACCACTTAaaggtggttcaacccttatacatacctATATAAGACCTAATTTCTGTGGTCTCTCAAACCATCAAAAAGAGAGTCAAAAATAATCTACCACTATAAATCTCCTACCATCTCAAAACAAACCCATTACAATACATAACATTACAAAATTGCAAGAAGTGAACGAAAGGATCAATGGAAGTGGCCGACGATACTCTTAACCACGCAGAACATTGACCCCAAACAAGCTAGACAATTCTACAATTAAAGAGTAAATGACTAGTAGATTCCTCCTTCAACCTGAAAAAATAGCAAACTAAACCGTCAGTCGTCATCCGTCGCCCTGCAGTAAACATTTTTAAccatttttaaaattcattttattactCATTTGAACTGGTAAAAATGTTTCTTTGACCTTCTTCATCTCTCTTATTATATCTGTGTGGTTTTTGTTATTAGAAGCTTCTTGATTGCATCCTTTTCTTGTTGACTTGTGAGTACAAATGTTCGGGCGGCTACAAAAATCATAACCTCAATTTTCATAGTTTTCCACGAATTGacaattaaataatttcataattctgaacttttaatttaaaaattaattttctcttttattacatttttttttatcagcaataaatcTCTTTTATTACATTATTCGTCAtgtttacttttcttttctttcatcttcttcttcttcttttatgatatatttttcttctttttcttactCCCAATCACGCTTTCCGTGTATTCAAAGTGTATAGTATTTTaggagattaaaaaaaaatatttaattagctaatATGTATATGAAgaatgtaattaatatttttaatttcacaaaaaataatgtgttgcttttagtgtatttttttaatcagtTAGTCATTCACTCGTAATAACAGTCCTATAGAATTTTTAACgcagaataatttttttgaaacgATATCTAATTTGGAACAAAttagtttttctaaaatatCATATGACGGGAGCGATGGTAGACACTAAAAAATATCGACTCCTTTTTATTTTATCCAAAGTAATTAATAGTAAATGAGTTATTAATTAGTAGGttatgattatatttttttctctaaaacatttttacccttttttttgtctctcaatatacaaaataaacatCATTATTTAACCAAAAATTTCTGTAAGAACAAATGATTTAGTAGTAATTAGACATCATTAACTAGTTTGTTTGAActcataaaaaactatttttgtaGTCATATATCGACGTAAGGGTTACGAGTATGAATGATATCTATATAGCtggctcaacttgcttaattcCTGAACTACTTCTGATTcataattcataattcataaaatttCCTTAACTATTTTTCAACTATATAATTGAGTTTCGAACCTAACAAGGAATTTAGGGCACAAATTATTCGCTTATTTAAGCTTAAAATCTATTCGGATACAAACAGAAAAAACATGCACCTCAATATCTGTCATGAACAGACGTTTCGATCTGAATTATGTTATACAATAGGATACTGCTATAATTCTTTTATTgcttaattaagttttatactgcttactttaaaaattattgttatcctattattattttagttagttaatattatattttatattaaaaaaaacacaaaaaataaactGTTCTTAGTGATGAgtatagttaaaaataaaagaaaattagggTAGCAAAAGAAATTAAAGTTTATTAAATATGCAACATATAAAAAGTTGATTCAAGAGTTGCATTCGGCATAAAATTGTATCTAAAAAATACTATAATGTCAAGTCTGTTTGTGAGTGTGATCTGCAGATTTTTGAAAGAGAGTGATCCTATCATCAGAGAGCCTTGTCTTGTATGCAGCATTCTTGTATTCCCGCCATGTCAACTCTCTGTACAAATTCTCTTCTTCCCTTGACACCAGTGAAGGTAAAGGACCAATCTTTTCGTCCAAACATGGCCCTCCAAAATATATCATTGACAACCTTGACAAGCTTGAGTCAGCCAACACCCTGTGCTTAACACTCCTAAACCTCCCATTTGTCATAACCTGAAATTTGCATATTCAAACATTTACTACAACATTTCCTTACAAAATTTACATATATAGTAAAACTAACTACATATACTACCAACTAAACGCATATTTACTGATTTactgtataatttttttttttcaatttctatCACAAATTATAATctatacatttatatataatattcttcatacatacattttttatagaataataataataatatataaaaatgataaGAATGGGATAATTTAGTGATGTTATTTGTTCCACgtttggttttgttttgttgtCTTGAATCCTATAGCCTTTTTGTGTTTTGATCTTGagttaaaaaagaagaaaaggaaaaagggttttggtTTGAAGATGTACCTGCAAGAGGTCACCAACATTGACAAAAAAGGAGGAAGGGTCAGGGGGGATTGAAACCCAAGTCCCATCTGGGAGACAGATTTGCAGTCCTGATGTGTTGTTGGATCTGAGGACAGATAATATCTGTGGGTCTGTGTGCTCTCCAAACCCAATCAAATTTCGTCCACTCAGTGCACCTTCCTCTTTCAGCTCTGGACATGCTGGGTACCTATTCACCCTCAAGCATGAATCGCTTCTCTCCTCTCTTATCATTCTGCTAAACACATTCCTTTCTCCCATCCCCAACCCCTCACCCATTTCTTCCAACACTTCACAGCACATCTTCTTCACTGCCCCTATGTATTCCTCCACACACAACCTGTTCAATAACCGTCAAAACCTACTTATCTTCATCTCCATCACATcataataaacatttttatcaGAAAATACAATAAATGCAGATGCGATTAAGGTGGTCAACTTGTACAGAGAGTGCAGCCAAAATTGCTGTGGTGAACGCGTTTTGAAACGTTGACATATAATTAAAGAGAGAACAAAAAAACAGAAACCAGGGGACTCTGTTCTAAAAAGTTGATTGAGTTACCTGAAAACTTGCGGGTTTTGGTGAAAAAGCTGAAGAGTTTTGGGGGAGACGATGTCAGGGTTGGTGCTGAGGAGGAGATACTCGACCCAACCCAGGTCACCGTTTGTGCCAATTCTCTTGCTGCCATAGCCGAAAGGGTCGGGAGGACCGGCCTTGTCTTTGTGTGACTGGCTTTGCATGAAGAACTTGAGCGCTTCATTCTCCAAACGCGTTATCACCTCCAAGGGAATGCCATGGTTGACCACCTTGAAGAGACCAATCTCTTGGCAGGCCTTCACCATGATTGTTTTGGCATCAGGGCGTGAGAGATCAACCACGGGAACCTCCGTGAACATGGTGGGGGGATTGCATGTCTTGGCCAGAAACAACTCGTTCAGTGCAGATTGGTTAGAAAGAACAACCATGGTGGTCTTAGTAGTTGCCAATGCTAGCTATCAGCAAAAGGAACACACTAAGAaaaaagtgagagagagagtgagagaggaATGATGTGAAGAGTGAGAATTGTGATGAGAATGGGAATGAGAATTGTAATGCATGAAGGGTGAAGAAAGGAGAGGCGTTACGAACTATAGAGACAGCCATCTGGCTCTCATTGTCTTCCTGGCATTTATACTATCGACCCACACATGTAAAataattgtcttttttttttcttttccttttcaaaattaaaaactcacgtctctttttaaaatttgtatattatATAAACAAGGAGACAATATTACTTACACTATTGAAGTTtaatgaaattgttttaatcTTCTCCTTTTTAACGTTAttatcttctttaatttttctacaaaaaaaaagacccttttaatatatgtaatgaattttaaaaaaatacatataaaatcaatttaaataaaattactaaaagtgtgatttttttttggttttttcaTCCATTAGGGGCAATTTCAcattctaattaaaaaattaaaattatcaaaatagatAAATTTAACACGGTTAAAATCTGATTATACTTAAATTGTAGAAACTTGACACGATACTCACAACAAAAAAcaataactaaaaaaaacttaagtGAGAGTATGGTATATTATACCGATTGGGCTATCTAACTGGTATAATATACACTTTCTAgaacaaaaactaaaattacttttaatatttaacTGTTGGCAAAATATATTACATCGATTGGATAGACTAACTGGTGTAATACACATCTaacaaaaaaagttttaaaaaaatataagtctTAGACCAGTCTATTACACCGGTTGGGTCatccaaccggtgtaatatgtatcaaatatttacaaaaatgtcaCCGTGTTTTTTGTTTACATCGATTCTCGTTTGACCGATCTAGAAAGTGATTGTAGTATGCGTTTTCTGCACTAGTGTAAACATTCTAGTTGTAGTATTATAATTAGttaattagttataaaaatGTATGCAAAACAACATTTATTTTCGTATCACTTCATCTTGAAAGTTATCTTTACTGTGATAACATCAACTTCCTGTTAATCGACAACCCATAATTGTATTAAAGTTTACTCAGTCTACTTGTCGAGTAAAATAAGTGAGACTTAAACAATTTCACCACCAATGACCTTTTCTCTAGACCATCATTAATACActataaaaaaacacattttccaACATACTTTAATTATTAAAACTTTTTACTATTTATCCCTCCTTAAACTAGAGATTTAATGTACACGTTATACTAAAAATACGAGAATATTTGATATGGTAGAAGTCTTCCAAgaaaagacactacaaaaaaatcattacataaaaacttattttagagatcaaaataattagttactatattaattaaattagagactattttataaactaaaaaaattattggtatttaaagtaatttctattattaataaaaatgtataaaatagtttctaaattgttatctaactattagcaaccaaggatttagttactaactactttatattttaaattagtctctattagtcttttagagactaatttaaaatttaaaatattagtagctaaaatcttaaTAGCTTTATCTTATCAACAATAAAGATTATATACATATGAACAACTTCAGAGGTGATTCAACCTTTATACATCGAAATAGGAAAAACCTCTAACACCTTCCAAACAGCTATTACAAATACTAAAAATACTAAACCTGACAAAAACAAATTCCATCACCAATCTAAATCAAGTTAAGACATACCAGAGGGTCGAGACACCAATCAGAGAAAGAAAAGCAAgtattcttttcttctttttgcactagttATTAGATATTTTCATTAATAGGAGAGTGTATATATGAATCATGCAATGACCTACAATGTAATATCGTTTTCACTTGCTTTTTTAATTGAAACTTTGGAAGGCCACTCCGTTTAACGTCTTCTCCTACTCCctctttgatttacgaatgcggttttacctttagccgcattcataaatccttttttaccctaaattttgaagcgcgccacacacaatttcatactttctttctcATCTTTGCCTTCGTCTCGCGTTCGCACCTTGAGTTCCTCTCCTTCTGCTGCATCTACATTCCATTTGTGtcaatgtaagtttcttgagctctcttt
The sequence above is a segment of the Phaseolus vulgaris cultivar G19833 chromosome 2, P. vulgaris v2.0, whole genome shotgun sequence genome. Coding sequences within it:
- the LOC137809729 gene encoding gibberellin 2-beta-dioxygenase; this encodes MVVLSNQSALNELFLAKTCNPPTMFTEVPVVDLSRPDAKTIMVKACQEIGLFKVVNHGIPLEVITRLENEALKFFMQSQSHKDKAGPPDPFGYGSKRIGTNGDLGWVEYLLLSTNPDIVSPKTLQLFHQNPQVFRLCVEEYIGAVKKMCCEVLEEMGEGLGMGERNVFSRMIREERSDSCLRVNRYPACPELKEEGALSGRNLIGFGEHTDPQILSVLRSNNTSGLQICLPDGTWVSIPPDPSSFFVNVGDLLQVMTNGRFRSVKHRVLADSSLSRLSMIYFGGPCLDEKIGPLPSLVSREEENLYRELTWREYKNAAYKTRLSDDRITLFQKSADHTHKQT